Proteins encoded within one genomic window of Bacteroidia bacterium:
- a CDS encoding cytochrome-c peroxidase — translation MKKTIILIFIAMLGFNACKKDPTDNNTQSSIKATPINLDIPRFFPNMTIPQDNKMTKERLALGRKLYYDPILSNDGRSCSQCHFQAEGFTSDPGFATTVLPHVNLGWSKNFLWKGRTDQGLENVMLFEVDEFFATDLKKINANTTYKKEFKDAFGVDEITSKEIAYSLAQFFRSLISGNSKYDQYMRNEIALTQAEMDGMEIFFTETGDCFHCHGSMLFTDNDFHNIGLDSVFNGSKGRYDVTGNMKDYGTYKTPTLRNVSLRKRFMHDGRFNSLEQVIEFYNSGVQMNSPNIDPLMILPQKENGLMLTQEQKDNLLAFLKTLTDVSFTTNPDFSKP, via the coding sequence ATGAAAAAAACAATTATTCTCATATTCATTGCCATGTTGGGTTTCAATGCCTGTAAAAAAGACCCAACCGACAACAATACCCAATCAAGTATTAAAGCGACTCCAATCAACTTGGATATTCCTCGCTTCTTCCCGAACATGACAATTCCGCAAGATAACAAGATGACCAAAGAGCGACTGGCACTCGGACGAAAACTTTACTATGACCCAATCCTATCCAATGACGGTCGTTCATGCTCTCAATGTCATTTTCAGGCAGAGGGATTTACCTCTGACCCCGGTTTTGCAACCACTGTACTTCCACATGTAAACCTTGGTTGGAGTAAAAACTTTTTATGGAAAGGACGTACAGACCAAGGACTTGAAAACGTAATGTTATTCGAGGTTGATGAATTTTTTGCAACCGATTTGAAGAAAATCAATGCAAACACTACATATAAAAAAGAGTTCAAAGACGCTTTTGGAGTGGATGAAATCACTTCCAAAGAGATAGCATATTCTCTTGCTCAATTTTTCAGATCACTCATTTCAGGAAATTCAAAATACGACCAATATATGCGTAATGAAATTGCGCTGACACAAGCAGAAATGGATGGAATGGAAATCTTCTTCACAGAAACCGGAGATTGTTTTCACTGCCACGGTAGTATGCTTTTTACAGACAATGACTTTCACAATATTGGTTTAGACAGTGTATTCAATGGAAGTAAGGGTAGATACGATGTTACAGGAAACATGAAAGACTATGGCACATACAAGACTCCTACATTGAGAAATGTATCGCTTAGAAAAAGGTTTATGCATGATGGCAGATTCAATTCTTTAGAACAAGTCATTGAATTTTATAATAGTGGAGTACAAATGAACTCACCGAATATAGACCCACTAATGATTTTACCACAAAAGGAAAACGGATTGATGCTTACTCAGGAACAGAAAGACAATTTGCTGGCTTTCCTTAAAACACTCACAGATGTTTCATTTACAACAAATCCTGATTTTTCTAAACCATAA
- a CDS encoding C1 family peptidase, translating into MKPRFSIKQSVLFVILFSLTFTVFGEDTLSNSKKSFYRFSVIKANEAMPVQDQNRSSTCWSFSTLSFMESELLRMGKGHHLLSEMYIVRNAWIGKADMYVRMQGHYNFSGGGAFNDIPWVIKRYGIIPQSAYSGLNYGTDKHTHAELDAVLKGFIDAVKDNPQKALTPAWKGAFEGILNAYLGPVPENFEYQGKKYTPQSFATYLGLNMDDYVSLTSFTHHPFYSSFVIEVPDNWAMTTSYNLPLNEFMQVMESAIMNGYTFAWGSDVSEKGFSHRNGIAIVPADDSMVQVKGKDNVIFNNPNEAERSGNAFIYPMTELQITQELRQKAFDSQETTDDHGMHITGLVKDQNGTKYFIVKNSWGTKYNDCDGYLYASWNYVAYKTMNIMIHKNAIPKDIAKKLGIK; encoded by the coding sequence ATGAAACCAAGATTTTCAATTAAACAGAGTGTCTTATTCGTTATTCTATTCTCGCTTACTTTTACAGTTTTCGGAGAAGACACATTGTCAAATTCTAAAAAGAGTTTTTATCGCTTCTCAGTAATTAAAGCCAATGAGGCAATGCCTGTACAAGACCAAAACAGAAGTTCAACATGTTGGAGTTTTTCTACTTTGTCTTTCATGGAGTCTGAACTGCTTCGCATGGGTAAAGGTCATCACCTTTTAAGTGAGATGTACATTGTAAGAAATGCATGGATTGGCAAAGCTGATATGTATGTTAGAATGCAAGGACATTATAACTTCTCCGGTGGAGGCGCATTTAATGACATCCCTTGGGTGATTAAAAGATATGGAATTATACCTCAGTCTGCTTATTCCGGGTTAAACTACGGTACTGACAAACACACTCACGCTGAACTCGATGCTGTTCTTAAAGGTTTTATTGATGCGGTTAAAGACAACCCTCAAAAAGCACTTACACCTGCTTGGAAAGGTGCATTTGAAGGTATATTGAATGCTTATCTAGGACCGGTTCCTGAAAACTTTGAATATCAAGGAAAGAAATATACGCCTCAGAGTTTTGCAACTTATTTAGGTCTCAACATGGATGATTATGTTTCATTAACATCTTTCACCCACCACCCTTTTTACAGTAGTTTTGTGATTGAAGTTCCGGATAATTGGGCAATGACAACGAGCTACAACTTGCCCCTTAATGAATTCATGCAAGTAATGGAAAGTGCTATTATGAATGGCTATACTTTCGCATGGGGTTCTGATGTGTCTGAAAAAGGATTTTCTCACAGAAACGGAATTGCAATCGTTCCTGCCGATGATTCAATGGTACAAGTGAAAGGAAAAGACAATGTTATATTCAATAATCCTAATGAGGCTGAACGCTCAGGTAATGCTTTTATATACCCAATGACTGAATTGCAAATCACTCAGGAGTTAAGACAAAAAGCATTTGACTCCCAAGAAACCACAGATGATCATGGAATGCATATCACCGGTTTAGTGAAAGATCAAAATGGTACAAAATATTTTATTGTAAAAAACAGCTGGGGAACTAAGTATAATGACTGCGATGGATATCTTTACGCTTCATGGAACTATGTTGCGTATAAGACCATGAATATTATGATTCATAAGAATGCTATTCCTAAAGACATCGCAAAAAAACTTGGCATTAAATAG
- a CDS encoding DMT family transporter, with amino-acid sequence MSKNPYIALHTSVFLFGFTPILGKLLSLNAYSLVWWRMCIASLIFLVFPKFFEQLKSLNRKQLILFIGIGFLVALHWITFYGSIKVANSASLTLACFGLTATFTSFLEPFINRQKVILSDIVLGLLAFGGILFIFLSSAHTSIPAEKFSIALGLGIFSSSIAAFFSSLNAKFIKSAQPVPVTFVELSSGFMFLSLFFMLISPASFEWLNNESDFIWMLLLTIFCTNIAFALNLQAMKKISAFIANITINLEPVYGILWAVIIFSENRMLNSHFYLGAVVILFTVLLHSFLKRKKLFSKQLE; translated from the coding sequence ATGTCTAAGAATCCGTATATCGCACTACACACCTCTGTTTTCCTCTTTGGTTTCACACCCATTCTTGGCAAATTATTGTCATTAAATGCTTATAGCTTAGTATGGTGGCGAATGTGTATAGCATCTTTAATCTTTCTTGTGTTTCCTAAATTTTTTGAACAACTTAAATCCCTAAATAGGAAACAGCTAATTTTATTCATTGGAATTGGATTTTTAGTTGCATTACACTGGATAACATTTTATGGTTCAATTAAAGTTGCAAACAGTGCATCTCTTACGCTTGCATGCTTTGGATTAACTGCAACTTTTACATCGTTCTTGGAACCTTTCATTAATCGTCAAAAAGTAATTCTGTCAGATATCGTATTAGGGCTCCTTGCGTTTGGAGGGATTCTCTTTATTTTTCTTTCATCAGCGCACACATCAATTCCTGCTGAAAAGTTCAGCATAGCTCTTGGGCTGGGCATTTTCTCAAGTTCTATTGCTGCATTTTTTTCGAGCCTCAATGCCAAGTTTATTAAATCTGCTCAACCGGTTCCGGTTACCTTTGTCGAATTGTCAAGTGGTTTTATGTTCCTTTCATTATTTTTCATGCTCATTTCTCCTGCTTCTTTTGAATGGCTTAACAATGAAAGCGACTTTATATGGATGCTACTACTGACTATATTTTGTACTAACATTGCGTTTGCGCTTAATCTTCAAGCAATGAAAAAGATTAGTGCTTTTATTGCTAACATCACTATAAACCTTGAACCGGTATATGGAATCTTATGGGCGGTCATAATTTTCAGTGAAAATCGAATGCTGAACTCTCATTTCTATTTGGGTGCTGTGGTTATATTATTTACCGTGCTATTACACAGTTTTCTCAAAAGAAAGAAACTTTTTAGTAAGCAATTAGAGTAG
- the lpxK gene encoding tetraacyldisaccharide 4'-kinase, with product MRFILLPFSWLFGFIAQCRWILFDKGVLKRKQSTLPTIVVGNIKVGGTGKSPMILLLIEELIKEGYTLAVLSRGYGRETKGFLEVFTSLSAVQCGDEPLMIKKRFPDVVVTVCENRVAGVSQIATLFPKTQVILLDDAFQHFRLKASLYILLTEWQHPFYRDFPMPTGMLREFRSAAYRADIIITTKAPVNVNEKVKSEHCQHIRRYSNAMQFFSAIEYLLPMNITTTQTISWDEVVGRGAVLVTGIANPNLIVNYLNDKKVPFKHFKFSDHAHLSEQQVSEITQFARSTNQIVLTTEKDAARIPTEWLDGGIWFILPMSNSIESKDELIQKLKSVISPAKSSGNS from the coding sequence TTGAGATTTATTTTACTACCTTTTTCATGGCTGTTTGGATTCATTGCACAATGTAGATGGATACTTTTTGATAAAGGTGTTCTCAAGCGCAAGCAGTCAACTCTGCCTACCATTGTTGTGGGGAATATTAAAGTTGGTGGTACAGGCAAATCTCCCATGATCTTGTTGCTTATAGAAGAGTTAATAAAAGAAGGATATACTCTTGCGGTATTGTCTCGAGGGTATGGGAGAGAAACAAAGGGTTTTTTGGAAGTGTTTACATCTTTGTCTGCTGTGCAATGTGGAGACGAGCCTTTGATGATTAAGAAAAGATTCCCGGATGTAGTAGTTACTGTTTGTGAAAATAGGGTAGCAGGGGTTAGTCAAATAGCAACATTGTTCCCCAAAACGCAAGTGATCCTGTTGGATGACGCTTTTCAGCATTTCAGGTTAAAGGCTAGCTTGTATATACTGTTAACAGAATGGCAACATCCATTTTATAGAGATTTTCCAATGCCAACAGGGATGTTGCGCGAATTTCGTTCTGCCGCATACAGAGCTGATATTATCATTACAACAAAAGCACCTGTAAACGTTAACGAGAAAGTGAAGAGTGAACATTGTCAGCATATTAGACGATATAGCAATGCAATGCAGTTTTTCTCAGCTATCGAGTATTTGCTTCCCATGAATATTACCACAACACAAACTATATCTTGGGATGAGGTGGTTGGGCGTGGGGCAGTTTTGGTTACGGGAATTGCTAATCCAAACTTGATTGTGAATTACTTGAATGATAAAAAGGTTCCATTTAAACATTTTAAATTTAGCGACCATGCCCATTTGAGTGAGCAGCAAGTAAGTGAAATTACACAATTTGCAAGAAGTACAAATCAAATCGTACTTACAACGGAGAAAGATGCAGCCCGAATTCCTACTGAATGGTTAGATGGAGGAATTTGGTTTATACTTCCAATGTCAAATAGCATAGAGAGTAAGGATGAATTGATTCAGAAACTAAAATCGGTCATTTCTCCCGCTAAATCATCGGGCAATTCATAG
- the lepA gene encoding translation elongation factor 4 yields MKHIRNFCIIAHIDHGKSTLADRLLEYTKTVSEREMKDQLLDNMDLERERGITIKSHAIQMDYVLDGQKYVLNLIDTPGHVDFSYEVSRSIAACEGALLIVDSSQGIQAQTISNLYLALENDLEIIPVLNKIDLPGAMPEEVSEQIIDLIGCKNEDIIHASGKTGQGVYDILRAIVERVPPPVGEEKAPLKALIFDSVFNSFRGIIAYYKIIDGVVNKGDHIRFMNTGREYYAEEVGVLRLGLEPRNEVKTGDVGYIITGIKNAREVKVGDTMTQKNSPTTEAIKGFEDVKPMVFAGIYPVDTEDYEELRDVMAKLQLNDASLVFEPESSAALGFGFRCGFLGMLHMEIIQERLEREYGMTVITTVPNVGYKAYTTKGKFIEVNNPSDLPPPELIDKVEEPYINASIITASEYVGAIMTLCLEKRGVIKNQIYLTTSRVELTFEMPLAEVVFDFYDKLKTISRGYASFDYSPSEYKDSKLVKLDIMLNKDPVDALSAIIHKDRAYDLGKKICKKLKDLIPRQQFEISIQAAVGAKIIARETISALRKDVTAKCYGGDISRKRKLLEKQKAGKKRMRQVGNVEIPQSAFLAVLKLDE; encoded by the coding sequence ATGAAACATATTCGCAACTTTTGTATTATCGCTCATATCGACCATGGCAAAAGCACACTTGCAGACCGCCTTTTGGAATATACCAAAACCGTATCTGAAAGAGAAATGAAAGACCAACTGCTTGACAACATGGATTTAGAACGTGAACGTGGAATCACAATCAAAAGCCATGCTATCCAAATGGATTATGTTTTAGATGGACAGAAATATGTTCTAAACCTGATAGACACACCAGGACACGTTGATTTTTCGTATGAAGTATCTCGTTCAATTGCTGCATGCGAAGGCGCATTACTTATAGTAGATTCAAGCCAAGGTATTCAGGCTCAAACAATATCTAATCTATATCTTGCTTTAGAAAATGATTTAGAAATTATACCGGTTCTCAACAAAATAGACTTACCGGGTGCAATGCCTGAAGAAGTATCTGAACAGATTATAGACCTGATTGGTTGCAAAAATGAAGATATTATTCATGCAAGTGGTAAAACAGGTCAAGGGGTTTATGATATTCTTCGTGCAATTGTTGAGAGAGTTCCGCCACCTGTTGGCGAAGAAAAAGCTCCACTCAAGGCTTTGATTTTTGATTCTGTATTTAATTCATTCAGAGGAATTATAGCATATTACAAAATCATTGATGGTGTTGTAAACAAAGGCGACCACATCCGATTCATGAATACCGGAAGGGAATATTATGCAGAGGAAGTCGGTGTTTTAAGATTAGGGTTAGAACCTCGAAATGAAGTCAAGACCGGAGACGTAGGGTATATTATAACAGGTATCAAAAATGCACGAGAGGTAAAAGTTGGAGACACCATGACCCAAAAAAACTCTCCCACTACAGAAGCAATCAAAGGATTCGAAGATGTAAAACCTATGGTATTTGCCGGAATCTACCCTGTTGACACAGAAGATTATGAAGAATTAAGAGATGTAATGGCTAAATTACAACTCAACGATGCTTCTTTAGTCTTTGAACCGGAATCATCTGCTGCACTTGGATTCGGATTTAGATGTGGATTTTTAGGTATGTTGCACATGGAGATTATCCAAGAAAGACTCGAACGAGAATATGGCATGACCGTAATCACAACAGTTCCAAATGTTGGTTACAAAGCATATACCACCAAAGGCAAGTTTATAGAAGTTAACAACCCAAGCGACCTTCCGCCTCCTGAGTTAATTGACAAAGTTGAAGAACCGTACATCAACGCTTCGATTATCACCGCATCTGAATATGTAGGCGCGATCATGACACTTTGCTTGGAAAAACGAGGGGTGATTAAAAACCAAATTTATCTCACTACAAGCAGGGTGGAACTTACTTTTGAAATGCCTTTAGCAGAAGTTGTTTTCGACTTCTATGATAAGCTCAAAACAATTTCAAGAGGTTATGCCTCTTTTGATTACTCCCCTTCTGAATACAAAGATTCCAAGTTAGTAAAATTAGATATTATGCTTAACAAAGACCCGGTTGATGCGCTTTCTGCCATTATTCATAAAGACAGGGCATACGATCTTGGAAAAAAGATTTGTAAAAAACTGAAAGACTTAATTCCCAGACAACAATTTGAAATATCAATTCAAGCTGCTGTGGGTGCTAAGATTATTGCAAGAGAAACTATCTCGGCACTAAGAAAAGATGTTACTGCCAAATGCTACGGAGGGGATATTTCTCGTAAACGCAAATTGTTAGAAAAGCAAAAAGCCGGTAAAAAGAGAATGAGACAAGTGGGAAATGTCGAAATCCCTCAAAGCGCATTCCTTGCGGTACTCAAACTTGACGAATAG
- a CDS encoding lytic transglycosylase domain-containing protein — protein sequence MQKQQTILKRGLQLLGVIGFVLIMIAIAQSFIGKAEGISNQHLTSPVDDRFEVQKVFAPELPTDVNFCGEVIDLSDIEISERLDRELVVNSFLHSSTILILKKSNRYFPIIEKILLQEGVPDDMKYLCVAESGLSQVVSPAGAAGFWQFMKTTAPAYSLYIDNEIDERYNIEKATYAACKYLKEAKAKFGSWSLAAAAYNAGNNGIMKQINFQNQTSYYDLFLNEETSRYIFRIIALKYIIENPKLYGFHLKDEQLYAPLEVRRYTVSQNNIDWVEYANRNDISYKTLRYYNPQIRSSTWANIKNQQIEILLPK from the coding sequence ATGCAAAAGCAACAGACAATATTAAAACGCGGGCTACAGCTATTAGGAGTAATCGGATTTGTTTTGATTATGATTGCTATCGCACAATCATTTATCGGCAAAGCTGAAGGTATTTCTAATCAACACCTTACCTCCCCTGTTGATGACAGGTTTGAAGTTCAGAAAGTATTTGCACCCGAACTTCCCACAGATGTAAACTTTTGCGGAGAAGTCATTGATCTTTCCGACATTGAAATTTCAGAGAGACTTGACAGAGAATTAGTTGTAAACTCTTTTCTCCACAGTTCAACTATACTGATACTCAAGAAATCAAATCGATACTTCCCAATCATTGAGAAAATTTTATTACAAGAAGGTGTTCCTGATGATATGAAATACTTATGTGTGGCAGAGAGTGGATTATCACAAGTGGTCTCCCCTGCAGGTGCAGCCGGATTTTGGCAATTTATGAAAACAACAGCACCCGCATATAGTCTTTATATTGACAATGAAATAGATGAAAGATATAATATAGAAAAAGCAACCTATGCCGCTTGCAAATATCTAAAAGAAGCAAAAGCTAAATTCGGCTCTTGGTCACTAGCTGCTGCTGCATACAATGCCGGCAACAACGGTATAATGAAACAAATCAATTTCCAAAACCAGACTTCTTATTACGATTTGTTTCTGAATGAGGAAACATCTCGATACATTTTTCGGATCATAGCGTTAAAATATATAATTGAGAATCCTAAACTCTATGGATTTCACCTCAAAGATGAACAATTATATGCTCCTCTTGAAGTAAGAAGATATACTGTTTCGCAAAACAATATTGACTGGGTAGAATATGCGAATCGCAATGATATTTCATATAAAACACTGCGATATTACAATCCCCAAATTAGAAGCAGTACTTGGGCAAATATCAAAAACCAGCAAATTGAGATTCTGTTACCTAAGTAA
- the queD gene encoding 6-carboxytetrahydropterin synthase QueD has translation MEIYKEFDFEAAHFLPNVPEGHKCKNIHGHSYRFTIFLKGDVNAETGWIMDFAILKSIVNPIVKQLDHQTLNNIMGLENPTVENLSIWLWDTLKPQLPLLSRIIVKETASSGCVYEGI, from the coding sequence ATGGAGATTTATAAGGAGTTTGATTTTGAAGCAGCGCACTTTCTTCCGAACGTACCTGAGGGACATAAATGTAAGAACATACATGGACATTCCTACCGTTTTACTATATTTCTTAAAGGGGACGTAAATGCGGAAACAGGTTGGATTATGGACTTTGCGATTCTTAAATCTATTGTAAACCCTATTGTAAAACAACTTGACCACCAAACTCTAAACAACATCATGGGACTTGAGAACCCTACAGTAGAGAATCTTTCCATCTGGCTTTGGGACACACTCAAACCCCAGTTACCCTTACTTTCAAGAATAATCGTAAAAGAAACAGCAAGCTCCGGCTGTGTTTACGAAGGGATATAA
- a CDS encoding T9SS type A sorting domain-containing protein, translating into MKKILRLSFMLFACLVLAQSSKAQEPLKLQYYKRLAVKFTNPDPLSIKHTFINENGWMFVRYIGPFDSLELDNFKIDKRFKATCVFAFDQTGKLRWEFTYDEKNTVSGFGMGILMSGADNSLYFSCVARDSIVLNNGFREIFDIPNRPYIFMGKFDSTGNVVKLFNATLGQVELANFSVERYYNFGLLMSSYNLRPMVLDSTFKIVAHYPIPGGNSSTIDMDTNGYFSFVKPPTTSFKPKDSLIILDTVIYASNEGKYKWVVSKVTRDGTGYKRLWTHVVENNRDNDIQENKVLKVDREGNVFWAIRHAQDLTIAGHVIPFYKDASSFVTKASIIRFDKNGNFKSAHYDTTQQCPFPGLTQTIWLEYDKDMNVYAYLYSGGRTYTFDRIDFDSTYSHAHKIMLFDQNSKTFNKAYTHVGGRFDMSLSPPRFVFWHSLNSNNYWFLEDIRIQPKWDGDFGVAVMDTMRPKYPISVPNIQSEHAFVNIYPNPSDNNFIIHNTHSKQIECVVYSVDMREQEKFKVGAGEKFELSSIVVPGFYFIRCTDGLSGFQTFKMVKM; encoded by the coding sequence ATGAAAAAAATACTACGATTATCATTCATGCTTTTTGCATGCTTAGTATTAGCGCAATCATCAAAAGCTCAGGAGCCGCTTAAATTGCAATACTATAAAAGATTAGCGGTTAAATTTACAAACCCGGATCCGCTTTCTATAAAGCACACGTTTATAAACGAAAACGGGTGGATGTTTGTCAGATATATAGGTCCCTTTGATTCCTTGGAATTAGATAACTTTAAAATTGATAAACGTTTCAAAGCCACCTGTGTTTTTGCTTTTGACCAAACGGGGAAGCTTCGGTGGGAGTTTACTTATGATGAAAAAAACACTGTTAGTGGATTTGGGATGGGTATTCTTATGTCCGGTGCAGATAACAGTTTATATTTTAGCTGTGTAGCAAGAGACTCCATAGTATTGAATAATGGCTTCAGAGAAATCTTTGATATTCCTAATAGACCCTATATTTTTATGGGTAAGTTTGACTCAACCGGTAATGTAGTTAAGCTATTTAATGCAACATTAGGACAAGTAGAATTAGCTAATTTTTCTGTTGAGAGATATTATAACTTTGGATTGTTAATGTCATCATACAATCTCAGACCTATGGTTCTTGACAGTACATTTAAAATTGTGGCTCATTATCCCATTCCCGGGGGAAATTCTTCTACCATTGATATGGATACAAACGGATATTTTTCTTTCGTTAAACCCCCTACTACCAGTTTCAAACCCAAGGATAGTCTCATTATTCTTGACACAGTCATTTATGCTTCAAATGAAGGGAAATATAAATGGGTTGTATCGAAAGTAACCCGAGATGGTACAGGTTACAAACGACTTTGGACCCATGTAGTGGAGAACAATAGAGATAATGATATTCAGGAAAATAAAGTTCTCAAAGTGGACAGAGAAGGAAATGTATTTTGGGCGATCAGACATGCTCAAGACCTGACTATAGCCGGACATGTTATACCGTTTTATAAAGATGCAAGTTCATTTGTTACAAAGGCAAGTATTATCCGATTTGACAAAAACGGGAACTTTAAATCCGCGCACTATGACACCACTCAGCAATGTCCCTTTCCGGGTCTAACACAAACTATATGGCTCGAATATGATAAAGATATGAACGTATATGCATATCTATATTCCGGTGGCAGAACTTATACCTTTGACCGTATTGACTTTGACAGTACCTATTCTCACGCACACAAGATTATGTTGTTTGATCAAAATTCAAAAACATTCAATAAGGCATATACTCATGTGGGAGGACGTTTTGATATGTCTTTATCACCTCCTCGCTTTGTGTTCTGGCATTCTTTAAATTCAAACAATTATTGGTTCTTAGAAGATATCAGGATTCAACCCAAGTGGGATGGAGACTTTGGAGTAGCCGTTATGGATACAATGCGACCTAAATATCCTATATCCGTTCCTAATATTCAGTCGGAACATGCTTTTGTAAACATTTATCCAAATCCTTCCGACAACAATTTCATAATTCATAATACTCATTCAAAACAGATAGAATGTGTTGTCTATTCTGTAGATATGCGTGAACAAGAAAAGTTTAAGGTGGGAGCAGGAGAGAAGTTTGAACTATCTTCAATCGTGGTTCCCGGGTTCTATTTTATTCGATGCACAGACGGATTAAGCGGATTCCAAACATTCAAAATGGTGAAGATGTAA
- a CDS encoding 4a-hydroxytetrahydrobiopterin dehydratase translates to MTPTQYWQETEKGLYRKFLFKDFTEAFGFMSKVAILAEKYDHHPTWTNTNNKVEIWLITHDMGNTISLKDIDFAKQINEMFTS, encoded by the coding sequence ATGACACCAACACAATACTGGCAAGAAACTGAGAAAGGACTATACCGGAAGTTTTTGTTTAAGGACTTTACCGAAGCTTTTGGTTTTATGAGTAAAGTAGCTATCCTGGCTGAAAAGTATGACCACCACCCTACTTGGACAAATACAAATAACAAAGTGGAAATTTGGCTAATAACACATGATATGGGCAATACAATCTCATTGAAAGACATTGATTTTGCAAAGCAAATCAACGAGATGTTTACTTCATAA
- the ruvB gene encoding Holliday junction branch migration DNA helicase RuvB: MSNPFLRPDNELMNAAEIEAEKALRPLSFSDFTGQTATIANLEVFVGAAKQRGEALDHVLLHGPPGLGKTTLAHIISKELGTNLKVTSGPVLEKPGDLAGLLTNLEKGDVLFIDEIHRLSPVVEEYLYSAMEDFRIDIMLDSGPSARSVQISIEPFTLIGATTRSGLLTSPLRARFGITSRLEYYDAELLTKIILRSAHLLKVTIEKDAAVEIAKRSRGTPRVANALLRRTRDFAQIKGDGKITVKIAEIALKALNVDDFGLDEMDNKILSTIIQKFKGGPVGLTTIATAVGEDAGTIEEVYEPFLIMQGFLARTPRGREATVNAYKHLGIVKNNNSDTLF; this comes from the coding sequence ATGTCAAATCCTTTTTTAAGACCGGACAATGAGTTAATGAATGCGGCAGAGATTGAAGCAGAGAAAGCATTGCGCCCCCTTAGTTTTTCTGATTTTACAGGGCAGACAGCCACTATTGCTAATCTTGAAGTGTTTGTCGGTGCAGCAAAACAAAGAGGAGAGGCTTTAGACCATGTTTTGTTGCATGGACCTCCCGGACTGGGTAAGACTACATTAGCCCATATTATTTCAAAAGAGTTGGGAACCAATTTAAAAGTTACATCCGGTCCTGTTTTAGAAAAACCGGGTGATTTAGCAGGATTATTAACCAATTTAGAAAAGGGCGATGTACTATTTATAGATGAAATTCATAGATTGAGCCCGGTTGTAGAGGAATATTTATACTCGGCAATGGAGGATTTTAGAATTGATATAATGTTAGATAGTGGTCCAAGTGCACGTTCAGTTCAAATTTCAATAGAACCTTTCACCCTCATAGGAGCAACTACCCGTTCCGGGTTACTTACGTCACCACTTCGAGCCAGATTCGGAATAACTTCCAGATTGGAATACTATGATGCGGAATTACTTACTAAGATAATATTGCGTTCAGCTCATTTATTGAAAGTGACTATAGAGAAAGATGCAGCAGTTGAAATTGCCAAAAGGAGCAGAGGTACTCCGCGTGTAGCCAATGCTTTGCTCAGAAGAACCCGAGATTTTGCACAAATCAAAGGGGATGGTAAAATTACAGTTAAAATAGCCGAAATAGCGCTGAAGGCATTAAATGTAGATGATTTTGGATTGGATGAAATGGATAATAAAATATTGAGTACCATAATCCAAAAATTCAAAGGAGGACCCGTTGGTTTGACAACAATTGCAACAGCAGTGGGTGAAGACGCGGGAACAATAGAAGAGGTTTATGAGCCATTCTTAATTATGCAAGGCTTTTTGGCCAGAACTCCACGTGGTAGAGAGGCAACAGTCAACGCATACAAGCATCTTGGCATTGTGAAGAACAATAACTCAGACACGCTTTTTTAG